From Alosa sapidissima isolate fAloSap1 chromosome 7, fAloSap1.pri, whole genome shotgun sequence, the proteins below share one genomic window:
- the asb8 gene encoding ankyrin repeat and SOCS box protein 8: protein MSSTMWYIMQSIQSKYSLSERLIRTIAAIRSFPHDNVEDLIRKGADVNRMHGTLKPLHCACMVADADCVELLLEKGAEVNALDGYNRTALHYAAEKDESCVELLLEYGARPNALDGNKDTPLHWAAFKDNPECVRALLESGACPNARDYNSDTPLSWAAMKGNLESVRVLLEYGAQVHVTNLKGQTPISRLVALLARGLGTEQEEECLELLCRAAGLFQIRRADGSLPRELTKDPQLLARLTSMVSQPPSLRGLARCAVRQSLGVQYLPTAVKQLPLPESVKEYVLLRD, encoded by the exons ATGAGCTCAACTATGTGGTACATCATGCAAAGCATTCAAAGTAAATATTCTCTGTCTGAGAGGCTGATAAGGACGATTGCTGCCATCCGCTCATTCCCCCACGACAATGTTGAAGACCTTATACGCAAG GGGGCAGATGTCAACCGGATGCACGGCACTCTGAAGCCTCTTCATTGCGCTTGCATGGTGGCGGATGCTGACTGTGTTGAGCTTTTGCTGGAGAAGGGAGCTGAG GTAAATGCACTGGATGGGTATAATCGCACAGCGCTGCATTATGCTGCTGAGAAGGATGAGAGCTGTGTGGAGCTACTGCTGGAGTATGGTGCCCGGCCCAATGCACTGGATGGCAACAAGGATACGCCCCTGCACTGGGCTGCCTTCAAGGACAACCCAGAGTGTGTGCGGGCTCTGCTGGAGAGTGGGGCCTGCCCCAACGCCCGCGACTACAACAGCGACACGCCGCTCAGTTGGGCCGCTATGAAGGGCAACCTGGAGAGTGTGCGCGTGCTGCTGGAGTACGGCGCCCAGGTGCATGTCACCAACCTGAAGGGCCAGACTCCCATCTCGCGGCTGGTGGCCTTGCTGGCGCGCGGCCTGGGCacggagcaggaggaggagtgccTGGAGCTGCTGTGCCGGGCCGCTGGCCTCTTCCAGATCCGCCGCGCCGACGGCTCGTTGCCCCGTGAGCTCACCAAGGATCCCCAGCTGCTGGCGCGCCTCACCAGTATGGTGTCCCAGCCACCAAGTCTGCGGGGCCTGGCCCGGTGCGCTGTCCGCCAGAGTCTGGGCGTGCAGTACCTGCCTACAGCTGTCAAGCAACTCCCACTACCTGAGTCTGTCAAAGAGTATGTACTGCTCAGAGACTGA